A portion of the Rhinopithecus roxellana isolate Shanxi Qingling chromosome 19, ASM756505v1, whole genome shotgun sequence genome contains these proteins:
- the ZBTB4 gene encoding zinc finger and BTB domain-containing protein 4 codes for MPPPAEVTDPSHAPAVLRQLNEQRLRGLFCDVTLIAGDTKFPAHRSVLAASSPFFREALLTSAPLPLPPATGGSAPNPATTTAASSSSSSSSSSSSSSSSASSSSSSSSSSPPPASPPASSPPRVLELPGVPAAAFSDVLNFIYSARLALPGGGGDGAAVAEIGALGRRLGISRLQGLGEGGDAWVPPTPAPMATSQPEEDSFGPRPRPAGEWEGDRAEAQAPDLQCSLPRRPLPCPQCGKSFIHPKRLQTHEAQCRRGASTRGSTGLGAGGAGPGGPAGVDASALPPPAGFRGGPEHVVKVVGGHVLYVCAACERSYVTLSSLKRHSNVHSWRRKYPCRYCEKVFALAEYRTKHEVWHTGERRYQCIFCWETFVTYYNLKTHQRAFHGISPGLLASEKTPNGGYKPKLNTLKLYRLLPMRAAKRPYKTYSQGAPEAPLSPSLNTPASVAMPASPPPGPPPAPEPGPPPSVITFAHPAPSVIVHGGSSSGGGGSGTASTGGSQAASVITYTAPPRPPKKREYPPPPPEPAATPTSPATAASPATAAGPATATTTEEAKGRNPRAGRTLTYTAKPVGGIGGGGGAPAGAGRGPSQLQAPPPLCQITVRIGEEAIVKRRISETDLRPGELSGEEMEESEDDEEEEDEEEEEDEEESKAGGEDQLWRPYYSYKPKRKAGAAGGASVGGSGPPRGRRPPRWRQKLERRSWEETPAAESPAGRARTERRHRCGDCAQTFATLRKLRKHQEAHGGGSHSSRAGRRPSTRFTCPQCAKVCKTAAALSRHGQRHAAERPGGTPTPVIAYSKGSAGTRPGDVKEEAPQEMQVSSSSGEAGGGSTAAEEASETASLQDPVISGGEEPPVVAGGGSYAYPPVQEFPLALIGGGREPGGGRGKSGSEGPVGAGEGDRMEGIGAAKVTFYPEPYPLVYGPQLLAAYPYNFSNLAALPVALNMVLPDEKGGGALPFLPGVFGYAVNPQAAPPTPPTPPPPTLPPPIPPKGEGERAGVERTQKGDVG; via the exons ATGCCCCCCCCTGCAGAGGTGACGGACCCGTCTCATGCCCCCGCCGTCCTGCGCCAGCTCAATGAACAGCGGCTCCGTGGCCTCTTCTGTGACGTCACCCTCATAGCCGGAGACACCAAGTTCCCTGCTCACCGCAGCGTCCTGGCTGCTTCGAGTCCCTTCTTCAGAGAGGCCCTGCTCACTTCGGCCCCACTGCCCCTCCCACCAGCTACAGGGGGCTCCGCACCCAACCCTGCCACCACCAcagctgcctcttcctcctcctcctcttcctcgtcttcttcctcttcctcctcctctgcttcctcttcttcctcctcttcctcttcctctccccctccAGCCTCTCCCCCTGCTTCTTCCCCGCCCCGGGTCCTGGAGTTGCCAGGGGTCCCAGCAGCTGCGTTTTCTGATGTCCTCAACTTCATCTATAGCGCCCGGCTCGCACTGCCTGGTGGTGGAGGGGACGGGGCAGCTGTAGCAGAGATCGGAGCTTTGGGGCGCCGTCTGGGCATCTCCCGCCTTCAgggcctgggagagggaggtgaTGCCTGGGTACCTCCTACCCCAGCCCCCATGGCCACCTCGCAGCCTGAAGAGGACAGCTTCGGGCCCCGGCCCAGGCCAGCTGGGGAGTGGGAGGGTGACAGGGCTGAGGCCCAGGCCCCTGACTTGCAGTGCTCCCTACCCCGGcggcccctcccctgcccccagtgTGGAAAAAGCTTCATCCATCCTAAACGGCTGCAGACCCATGAGGCCCAGTGCCGACGAGGGGCCAGCACTCGGGGATCTACAGGGCTGGGAGCCGGGGGCGCTGGCCCTGGTGGTCCTGCAGGGGTGGACGCCTCAGCCCTGCCTCCACCGGCGGGCTTCCGAGGAGGCCCCGAGCACGTGGTGAAGGTGGTGGGCGGCCACGTGCTGTATGTGTGCGCAGCTTGTGAGCGTTCCTATGTGACCCTGTCCAGTCTGAAGAGACACAGCAATGTACACTCGTGGCGGAGGAAGTACCCCTGCCGCTATTGCGAGAAAGTGTTCGCCCTGGCGGAGTACCGCACGAAGCATGAGGTGTGGCACACGGGGGAGCGCAG GTACCAGTGCATCTTCTGCTGGGAGACCTTTGTCACTTATTATAACCTGAAGACCCACCAGCGAGCCTTCCACGGTATTAGCCCGGGCCTCCTCGCCAGTGAGAAGACACCCAATGGAGGCTACAAGCCCAAGCTCAATACACTCAAGCTCTACCGCCTGCTCCCCATGCGGGCAGCCAAGCGGCCCTACAAGACCTACAGCCAGGGAGCCCCAGAGGCCCCCCTTTCTCCAAGCCTCAACACACCGGCCTCTGTGGCCATGCCAGCCAGCCCACCGCCTGGGCCCCCACCTGCCCCAGAGCCTGGCCCTCCACCCTCTGTCATCACTTTTGCCCACCCAGCCCCCTCTGTCATTGTCCATGGGGGCAGTAGCAGTGGTGGAGGGGGGAGTGGGACGGCCAGCACAGGAGGGTCCCAAGCCGCCTCGGTTATCACTTACACTGCTCCCCCGAGGCCACCCAAGAAACGAGAATACCCACCTCCTCCCCCTGAGCCTGCAGCCACACCCACCAGCCCAGCCACAGCAGCCAGCCCAGCCACCGCTGCAGGGCCAGCCACGGCCACCACCACGGAGGAGGCCAAGGGCCGGAATCCACGGGCCGGAAGGACTCTGACTTACACAGCCAAGCCAGTGGGCGGGattggtggaggtgggggtgctCCCGCAGGGGCTGGCCGGGGCCCTTCTCagctgcaggctccacctccactGTGTCAGATCACTGTGCGAATCGGGGAGGAGGCCATTGTCAAGCGCCGCATCTCAGAGACTGACCTGCGTCCTGGGGAGCTGAGCGGAGAGGAGATGGAGGAGAGTGaggatgatgaggaggaggaggatgaagaggaggaggaggatgaggaggaatcAAAGGCTGGTGGGGAGGACCAGCTCTGGAGGCCCTACTACTCCTACAAGCCTAAACGCAAGGCTGGAGCTGCTGGAGGTGCCAGTGTGGGGGGCAGTGGGCCGCCCCGAGGCCGCCGGCCACCACGCTGGAGGCAGAAGCTGGAACGGAGGAGCTGGGAGGAAACCCCAGCAGCCGAGAGCCCAGCGGGACGTGCCCGCACAGAGCGGAGGCACCGCTGTGGGGACTGTGCCCAGACCTTTGCCACCCTGAGAAAGCTGCGAAAGCACCAAGAGGCCCATGGTGGGGGCTCCCACAGCTCCCGGGCCGGACGGAGGCCCTCCACCCGCTTTACCTGCCCCCAGTGCGCCAAGGTGTGCAAGACCGCAGCTGCCCTGAGCCGTCACGGGCAGAGGCATGCTGCTGAGCGGCCCGGGGGCACCCCAACTCCTGTCATTGCCTATTCCAAGGGCAGCGCTGGCACCCGGCCCGGGGATGTCAAGGAGGAAGCCCCCCAAGAGATGCAAGTCTCCTCATCCAGCGGTGAGGCAGGCGGCGGGAGCACTGCTGCTGAGGAAGCTTCCGAGACCGCCTCACTCCAGGACCCTGTCATCTCAGGGGGTGAGGAACCCCCAGTGGTGGCAGGCGGGGGCAGCTATGCATACCCACCTGTGCAGGAATTTCCACTGGCCCTGATTGGGGGCGGCCGGGAACCTGGTGGTGGCAGGGGAAAATCTGGGAGTGAAGGGCCAGTGGGAGCTGGTGAGGGGGACCGGATGGAGGGGATAGGGGCTGCCAAAGTCACTTTCTACCCTGAGCCCTACCCGCTCGTCTACGGCCCCCAGCTCCTTGCCGCCTACCCTTACAACTTCAGTAACTTGGCCGCTCTCCCAGTTGCTCTCAACATGGTCCTACCTGATGAGAAGGGTGGGGGGGCCCTTCCCTTCCTACCAGGGGTCTTTGGCTACGCAGTGAATCCTCAAGCAGCACCCCCTACCCCGCCAACACCACCTCCCCCAACTCTTCCTCCACCAATTCCCCCTAAGGGAGAAGGTGAAAGGGCAGGGGTTGAGAGAACCCAGAAGGGTGATGTGGGGTGA
- the SLC35G6 gene encoding solute carrier family 35 member G6 — protein MAGSHPYFNLPDFTQPSPPSTPPSLPSHQRCQPSDATKGLLVALLGGGLPAGFVGPLSRMAYQASNLPSLELLVCRCLFHLPIALLLKLRGDPLLGPPDIRGRACLHAVLNVFSIGCAYTAFQMVPTGNAATVRKGSSTVCSALLALCLESQGLSGYDWCGLLGSILGLIIIVGPGLGTLQEGTTGLYTAVGYVLAFLGGLMLSLGLRVYCSLLFPSCLPTVAFLFGLVGLLGSVPGLFVLQTPVLPSDLLSWSCVGAVGILALVSFTCVSYAVTKAHPALVCAVLNSEVVVALILQYYMLHETVAPSDIMGAGVVLGSIAIITARNLSCEREGKVEE, from the exons ATG GCTGGCAGTCACCCCTACTTCAACCTGCCGGACTTCACGCAGCCATCGCCGCCCTCCACTCCACCCAGCCTCCCCTCACACCAGCGCTGCCAGCCCTCTGATGCCACCAAGGGTCTGCTGGTGGCCCTGTTGGGTGGGGGCCTGCCTGCTGGCTTTGTGGGCCCCCTTTCTCGTATGGCTTACCAGGCTTCAAACTTGCCCTCGCTGGAGCTGCTCGTCTGTCGATGTCTCTTCCACCTCCCTATTGCCCTGCTACTTAAACTGCGTGGCGACCCACTTCTGGGACCTCCTGACATCCGAGGCCGGGCCTGCCTCCATGCCGTGCTCAACGTCTTCAGCATTGGATGTGCCTACACTGCATTTCAGATGGTGCCCACTGGCAACGCTGCCACTGTTCGCAAAGGTTCTTCCACCGTCTGCTCTGCCCTCCTCGCCCTCTGCCTTGAGAGCCAGGGTCTCAGTGGCTACGACTGGTGTGGACTGTTGGGCAGCATCCTAGGATTAATAATCATTGTGGGACCTGGACTAGGGACACTGCAGGAGGGGACCACAGGTCTCTACACCGCCGTAGGTTATGTGCTGGCTTTCCTGGGAGGCCTGATGCTGTCCCTGGGGCTTCGGGTCTATTGTTCTCTGCtctttccctcctgcctcccaacaGTGGCCTTCCTGTTTGGCTTGGTGGGGCTGCTGGGCTCTGTGCCAGGCCTTTTTGTGCTGCAGACCCCCGTGCTGCCCAGTGACCTCCTGAGTTGGAGTTGTGTGGGGGCAGTGGGGATCCTCGCCTTGGTCTCCTTCACATGTGTGAGCTATGCGGTCACCAAGGCCCACCCTGCCCTGGTGTGCGCTGTCCTGAATTCTGAGGTGGTGGTGGCCCTTATACTGCAGTATTATATGCTCCATGAGACTGTGGCACCTTCTGACATCATGGGGGCAGGGGTTGTGCTGGGCAGCATTGCCATCATCACAGCCCGGAACCTCAGCtgtgagagggaagggaaggtggaGGAGTGA